Proteins from one Phyllobacterium zundukense genomic window:
- a CDS encoding LacI family DNA-binding transcriptional regulator yields the protein MSIRDLARHLNISIGTVSRALNGKSDVNAETRERVLLAAKELGYVPNQSGRSLRQGTTNTIGFMIESSIETADNGGSFFMPVFEGVQSVFRRHQLDLVALLCGTDEDPGAYLNRIVGRRFVDGLIISATMRNDPRITLLLERKIPFVTLGRSNTGGQYPWIDLDFEGVAATAVTRLLNFGHRRIAIGMPANDINLSYIFVEGYKRALSDHGIGFDPDLVFPANGNEEGGYQVASAMLAQKQTPTAVILVNENMAIGLYRRFYEAGIHPGRDVAVIGFRESTQSRFLSPTLTCFRISLRDLGIKLAEALLSTMPAFMSSYPQDRIELVWPMELVPGESDRLCMEPN from the coding sequence GTGAGTATACGGGACCTTGCCCGCCACCTAAATATTTCCATTGGGACGGTTTCGCGGGCGCTGAATGGCAAGTCCGATGTCAATGCCGAGACCCGCGAACGTGTGCTTCTCGCGGCGAAAGAGCTCGGCTATGTCCCGAACCAGTCGGGCCGCAGCCTCAGACAGGGTACCACCAACACAATCGGTTTCATGATCGAATCATCTATTGAAACGGCCGACAATGGCGGCAGCTTCTTCATGCCGGTGTTCGAAGGAGTGCAGTCCGTATTCAGGCGGCATCAACTCGATCTCGTGGCTCTGTTGTGCGGAACCGATGAAGACCCCGGTGCTTATCTCAACCGCATAGTCGGACGGCGATTCGTCGACGGATTGATCATTTCCGCGACAATGCGCAATGACCCGCGAATAACACTCCTGCTCGAACGGAAAATTCCCTTTGTGACGCTCGGGCGAAGCAATACCGGTGGGCAATATCCCTGGATCGACCTTGATTTCGAGGGCGTGGCCGCAACCGCGGTAACCCGCCTTCTCAATTTCGGTCATCGGCGAATTGCAATCGGCATGCCGGCCAATGACATCAATCTTAGCTACATTTTTGTGGAAGGTTACAAACGCGCCTTGAGCGACCATGGCATTGGCTTCGATCCCGATCTCGTCTTTCCGGCAAACGGCAACGAAGAGGGCGGTTACCAGGTTGCTAGCGCGATGCTGGCGCAGAAGCAGACGCCGACCGCGGTCATTCTGGTGAATGAGAACATGGCGATCGGTCTTTACCGGCGCTTCTACGAAGCGGGTATCCATCCAGGTCGCGATGTTGCCGTTATTGGTTTTCGCGAAAGCACGCAAAGCCGCTTCCTGTCGCCCACTCTCACATGTTTCCGGATTTCGCTCCGCGATCTTGGCATTAAGCTCGCTGAAGCATTGCTTTCAACCATGCCGGCTTTCATGAGCAGCTATCCACAGGACAGGATTGAGTTGGTCTGGCCGATGGAATTGGTGCCCGGCGAAAGCGATCGTCTTTGCATGGAACCTAATTGA